The following proteins are co-located in the Silene latifolia isolate original U9 population chromosome 1, ASM4854445v1, whole genome shotgun sequence genome:
- the LOC141607805 gene encoding uncharacterized protein LOC141607805, translated as MKSSKEEDIHGAARNGDVNLVELIISSNPLALNSRDKHSRTPLHLAAWAGHANVVTALCKHKADVGAAAMDDMGAIHFAAQKGHLEVVKTLVSSGASLKAANRKGLTVLHYAVQGSHIELTKYLLKKGLNLNAKTKAGKTALELASNDEIRSLLVEHEKTKGTEVQGETEKVMEPINEADSDSQLAGKAKDNEGQECNEEKPKRKGEGDVQVGPQPKPKKSKVALSHLLASDDTQDDEQQ; from the exons ATGAAAAGCAGCAAAGAAGAAGACATTCATGGAGCAGCAAGAAATGGAGACGTTAATCTAGTTGAATTAATTATTAGTTCAAACCCTTTAGCTCTCAATTCCAGAGATAAGCATTCCAGAACTCC ACTGCACTTGGCTGCATGGGCAGGTCACGCAAACGTTGTTACCGCTCTCTGTAAACACAAAGCAGATGTCGGTGCTGCAGCTATGGACGACATGGGTGCGATCCATTTTGCAGCCCAGAAGGGACACTTAGAAGTTGTCAAGACTCTTGTCTCATCAGGAGCTTCTCTAAAGGCTGCCAATCGCAAGGGCTTGACTGTTCTTCACTATGCTGTCCAAGGGTCTCATATAGAACTCACAAAGTACTTGCTAAAGAAAGGCTTGAATCTGAATGCCAAGACCAAGGCTGGTAAAACAGCGCTTGAACTTGCAAGCAATGATGAAATTCGGTCTCTACTGGTGGAGCATGAGAAGACAAAAGGAACGGAAGTTCAGGGTGAGACCGAGAAAGTTATGGAACCTATCAACGAGGCTGATTCCGATTCACAATTGGCCGGCAAGGCTAAAGACAATGAAGGACAGGAATGTAATGAAGAAAAGCCAAAACGAAAGGGCGAGGGTGATGTTCAGGTGGGcccacaaccaaaaccaaagaaAAGCAAAGTAGCTCTCAGCCATCTACTTGCGTCTGATGATACACAAGATGATGAACAACAATGA